A region of Aquarana catesbeiana isolate 2022-GZ linkage group LG08, ASM4218655v1, whole genome shotgun sequence DNA encodes the following proteins:
- the SLC18A3 gene encoding vesicular acetylcholine transporter, with product MASEDSQGAAKSAMEKLSCAMGERTKRLGTAMQEAPHHRRLVLFIVCVALFLDNMLYMVIVPIIPDYIQSMRLDSEKSFRDINSSSVSSNKSIIRPTYPTENEDIKIGVLFASKAILQLLVNPLSGTFMDRVGYDIPLFIGLIVMFLSTVIFAFAENYATLFVARSLQGLGSAFADTSGIAMIADKYTEEAERSKALGIAIAFISFGSLVAPPFGGILYQFVGKRVPFLILASISLIDGILLLAVIKPFANRTRENMPVGTPIHRLMIDPYIAVVAGALTTCNIPLAFLEPTIANWMKTTMGASEWQMGLTWLPAFFPHILGVYLTVKLAANYPQYQWFYGAIGMVIIGASSCTVPACKTFEQLIIPLCGLCFGIALVDTALLPTLALLVDLRHVSVYGSVYAIADISYSVAYALGPIVASQIVHTMGFTQLNLGMGLANVLYAPALLFLRNVCQMKPSHSERNILLDEEPKGLYDTIKMEERKAKSRKSHLKDGEVQENSMDNYHGQTGKYMSDDQSSDYEYS from the coding sequence ATGGCTTCAGAAGACAGCCAAGGGGCAGCCAAGTCCGCCATGGAGAAACTCTCCTGTGCCATGGGGGAAAGAACTAAACGGCTAGGCACTGCCATGCAGGAAGCCCCCCACCATAGGAGACTCGTCTTGTTCATCGTCTGCGTGGCACTTTTTCTTGATAACATGCTCTACATGGTCATAGTTCCAATAATTCCAGACTATATTCAAAGTATGAGGTTGGATAGTGAAAAATCCTTTAGAGACATCAATTCCAGCTCAGTCTCTTCCAATAAATCTATCATCAGGCCCACGTACCCAACAGAGAATGAAGACATCAAGATAGGAGTCCTGTTTGCCTCCAAAGCGATCCTACAGCTGCTGGTCAACCCACTAAGTGGCACTTTCATGGACAGGGTTGGCTATGACATCCCTCTTTTCATTGGACTGATTGTTATGTTTCTGTCAACTGTCATTTTTGCGTTTGCAGAGAACTATGCCACATTGTTTGTAGCCAGAAGTCTGCAAGGCTTGGGATCTGCCTTTGCAGACACCTCTGGTATCGCTATGATCGCAGACAAATACACAGAGGAAGCAGAGAGGAGCAAAGCCTTGGGTATAGCCATAGCGTTTATTTCTTTCGGGAGCTTGGTAGCGCCTCCTTTTGGGGGCATATTATATCAATTTGTAGGGAAAAGAGTACCTTTTTTGATTTTGGCTTCCATCTCTCTCATTGATGGCATTTTGCTGCTAGCTGTGATCAAACCCTTCGCCAATCGGACTAGAGAGAACATGCCAGTGGGCACACCCATCCATAGACTCATGATTGACCCTTACATCGCTGTAGTGGCAGGAGCGTTGACCACCTGTAACATTCCTCTGGCGTTTTTGGAACCCACCATAGCAAACTGGATGAAAACCACTATGGGTGCCTCGGAGTGGCAAATGGGTCTCACTTGGCTGCCAGCATTCTTCCCTCACATACTAGGGGTATATCTTACTGTAAAACTTGCTGCCAATTACCCTCAGTATCAATGGTTCTATGGTGCCATAGGAATGGTAATAATAGGGGCCAGCTCCTGCACGGTGCCAGCTTGTAAAACTTTTGAACAGCTTATAATTCCTTTGTGTGGTTTGTGCTTTGGCATTGCATTGGTAGACACTGCACTATTGCCCACTCTCGCCTTATTAGTAGATCTCCGCCATGTCTCTGTATATGGAAGCGTCTATGCAATAGCAGATATATCTTATTCTGTGGCTTATGCCCTTGGGCCTATAGTGGCCAGCCAAATTGTCCATACTATGGGCTTCACCCAACTTAATCTTGGCATGGGACTAGCAAATGTACTGTATGCCCCCGCCCTTCTATTCCTTAGAAATGTGTGCCAAATGAAACCCTCTCATTCTGAGAGGAACATCTTACTAGATGAGGAACCTAAGGGCTTGTATGACACTATTAAAATGGAAGAGCGTAAAGCCAAGTCTAGAAAGAGCCATCTTAAAGATGGCGAGGTTCAAGAGAACAGCATGGACAATTATCATGGCCAGACAGGGAAATACATGTCTGACGATCAGTCCTCTGATTACGAGTACAGTTAA